A stretch of the Danio rerio strain Tuebingen ecotype United States chromosome 18, GRCz12tu, whole genome shotgun sequence genome encodes the following:
- the bncr gene encoding protein Bouncer precursor, translated as MGCVLLFLLLVCVPVVLPQGLRCLFCPVTSLNSSCAPVVTECPVQELCYTADGRFGRSSVLFRKGCMLRADCSRSRHQMIRGNNISFSFSCCGGHYCNSQPRAEPGGRLLLLLLPAAALTAAGAL; from the coding sequence ATGGGCTGTGTGTTGCTGTTTCTGCTGCTGGTGTGTGTCCCGGTGGTCCTCCCTCAGGGTCTCCGCTGCCTCTTCTGCCCGGTAACGTCGCTGAACAGCTCGTGTGCGCCGGTAGTGACCGAGTGTCCGGTGCAGGAGCTCTGCTACACCGCGGACGGCCGCTTCGGGCGCTCCTCCGTGCTCTTCCGCAAGGGCTGCATGTTGAGGGCAGACTGCAGCCGCTCCAGACACCAGATGATCCGGGGAAACAACATCAGCTTCAGCTTCTCCTGCTGCGGGGGACACTACTGCAACTCCCAGCCGAGAGCGGAGCCCGGGGGCCggctactgctgctgctgctgcccgCTGCTGCGCTCACCGCCGCCGGGGCACTCTGa